One genomic segment of Candidatus Alcyoniella australis includes these proteins:
- the nuoK gene encoding NADH-quinone oxidoreductase subunit NuoK codes for MSAETVFNGYLLLAALLFVIGMAGVLVRRNAIVIFICIELMLNAVNLTLVTLATRMGQVTGHAFVLFVMAVAAAEAAVGLAIIISLFRNSATIDVERINLLKG; via the coding sequence ATGTCGGCTGAGACCGTATTTAACGGCTACCTGCTGCTGGCCGCGCTGCTGTTCGTGATCGGGATGGCCGGAGTGCTGGTGCGGCGCAACGCGATCGTGATTTTTATCTGCATCGAGCTGATGCTCAACGCGGTCAACCTGACCCTGGTAACTCTGGCCACGCGCATGGGACAGGTCACGGGGCACGCCTTCGTGCTGTTCGTGATGGCCGTGGCCGCGGCCGAGGCCGCGGTGGGGCTGGCGATCATCATCTCGCTGTTCCGCAACTCGGCGACCATCGACGTCGAGCGGATCAACCTGCTCAAGGGATGA